Below is a window of Dehalococcoidia bacterium DNA.
GCAACATGTGGAGCGCGTAACTGACAACCTGTATGTGTACACGCCGATCGTGGCCCTTCACGAAGTCCTTGCGCGTCGCGTGGGGCCTCTGCTTGCTTTAGACCAATGGCTCCTCCGTGCGCAGATCAAGAAGACGATGCGGGCGCTGGGCTTTTCCAACCCTTCCCTGGTGGCCTGGATATATCATCCGTATCAACTGCACTATGTGCGCATGTTGCACGAGGCTCTCACAGTTTACGAGTGTTACGACGAGCATTCGCTGGCTGACGGCGTGGGAGTCCGGGAGCGTCAGTTTGTAACGGAACTGGAGGAGGAGCTTTTCGCCCGCTGCGACCTGTCTTTCACCACCTCTCGGCGGCTGCGGGACGCAAAGGCGCATCTCACGCGCGAGATGTATGTGTTCAACAATGCCGCCGACATCGAGTATTTTGGCCGCGCGCAAGACCCGGCCCAGCCGATAGCGCTGGAGCTTCGGAACCGGCCGCACCCCGTCATAGGCTATCTGGGATTTCACTTGGACCGAGCCGACTTGGCGCTCATCAGGCATATCGCCTTGGCGCGGCCTCACTGGACGCTGGTGCTGACGGGGGTGCCTCGTTTGTGGGAGACGCCCAGTACGTCGCTCTTTCATGAGCTGTCAACGCTGCCGAACGTGTTGTTGAAGGGATGGATTGATTGGGACGAGCTACCATCGTGGTTTAAGGGCTTCGACATCGGCATTATTCCGTACAAGAAGTCGGGCTTTCACCACTACGTTAATCCGAATAAGCTGCACGAGTACACGGCCATGGGCAAACCCGTCGTTTCGACCAGCTTCCCGGATGTGGAGAGCCATAAGGACATCATTTGGATTGCGAAGGACTATGATGACTTTGTACGAAGCGTCGAGGATGCGTATGCGACTGACAGCCTGGAGAGAATCAGCCGCCGGCTGGAAGTGGCGCAGAAGAACTCGTGGGCCGTTCGGGTCCGGGGAATGCTGGACATCATCCAGTCTAAGTTTGAATCTGAGGGCTGATACGGCCCTTGGCTAAATTGTTGGAGTACCTGGCACGGCCATATTGTGATGGCTCTGGACCAGAGGATTATTTACTCACCCGTCGGGATTGGGCACGAAGTTATTTTGTTGCTACTATCAGCAGCACGCCGCCGTCGCTGGAAGTTCCAGCCATCTCCCTTCCCAGCAGAGGGCGAAAGCATCTTCTCAAGGCGGAGATGGTCAGGCCTCTGGGCCAGGTAATGCCCAATTTGTCGCTCAGATAAAATAGCACACGGACGCCGCGTCCGAACGTAACCTTTCCAAGACCGGCCTCGTCGGCAAATCGCAGCAGGTCCCATGTCGCTACCGCCCGACTGGATAACAAATACTCGTAAGAGAACTCCGAGAATCCCGCCGTCGCCAATTTCGCTCTCCATTCATCCGCGCTCAGCAGGTTGTAATGAGCCAGCCTTCGGTTTACCGCGTCTGCGTATCGCCTTGCCCATGCGGGAAGGCCACAGCGAGCAAAGATGCGACTGAAGAACAAGTGCTGTCCGAGCGTCGTTGTGGGAACTGTCAAGACAAGCCTTCCTCCAGGCTTCAGAACGCGCCAGGTTTCCGCAATGACCTCTGAAAGAGGGGGCATGTGTTCCACAGACGAGTTACCCAGCACGGTGGAGAAACTCTCGTTCTTGAAAGGGAGATGGCTCGCGTCAGCGCATATTGTCAGGCGATAGGCATGTAGTGCAGAGGCCTTCGGTAGGGAAGGCCATTCGAGATCAAGTCCAACGTCCAGGGGTCGTTCCAACGAATAGGAACGGTTACTAGTGGCTATTCCACCGTGATAGACTCGAAAATCGTCGAAGTCGCGTTCAATGGAGTTGGCAGTCAGTAACACCGCGAATATCCCGTCACCGCAGCCGATATCCAGCACGGGGGGTGTTAGAGCTATACGAGCTAGGGCCATTGCCTCAACCCCTCGCCACAAGGCATGCCATGGGTAGTGGTAGTAGACCTGCAGAGCCCGGTAAAAGAACGCAGAGTTCGTGGGCGCTTTCCCCTCGTGGGCAAGACGCGTGGGTTCGTGCCTCATACTGTGGTGACCTCCTGGTACGCTCGGCGAGCGCCTACGGCACATCATACACCCACAGGGCCGGTCCGGGCTGCAAAGGTCCCGGCACAAACAGCTTCAGCAGCCTCGCGTCCTGCTGTAGCGAGCGGTACAGGACATCCGCCTGCGGGTCCCACTGGTATGCTCTGCCGGTAACGATGGAGTTGAGGATGTCGCTGCTCAGGACGACGTACTGAAAACCCTCCTCGCGAAGCTGGGGCGCCGTCCGGTGGAACATGTCCCCCTGGATGGGGTAGAGGTCATAGCCGCCGTTCCCCGTTGTCTGGAGCAGCGTTTCCCAGTAGCGCACCTTCCCCGGCTCGTCGCGCCGCGCCTCCTGAATGCGGCGCTCGACGCCCGCGCGGCTGTAGCGCAGCGGTGGACTGACGGTGAAGAAGTCCCTCCCTCCATCCATCAGGACCTTCGCCCCCGGCGGAATGTTTGCCTCAAACCATGCCTTCGCCTCGGTCCGTGTGTCTGTTCGTGTCAACGAATAGTCGGACCGCGCGACCTGCACGAGAGGCTGAGCTACGAGGGCAACGATACCTGCTCCCACGACGGCGTAGCGCAGGCTCCGCGTCAGGCGCAGCTTGCTGAGCACGTCGGCCGTCGCTCTTGCAGCGAATATGGTCAAAAAAGGGAGCAGCGGCAGCACATATTGGAGCAACAGGGTCCTGGCCAGAGCGATGGAGAGGCAGACGGGGAGCAGCCCGGCGAGCAGGACGATGTCGGCAGCAGACCTGCGGTAAAGGGCGTACGCGACGCCAACGAGCGACACGACGGTCAGCGTCAAGCCGAGGGCTTGGGGCAGCGCGTCCGTAAGGACGTAGAGGCCGACAGCAACAGGAGGCGCCGCCCACGGCTGTCCGGTGTACACGTAGGAGGTGATATAAGACAGGTCCCTTTTGAACTCAGGGAAGCTGAGCACGCTGAACGGCGTCGCAACGACAAACGCCAAGACGGCAGCTACAGCCGCTAATCCAATCCAGGGGTGGAGGAGGCTCCTCCAAGGGAACTTTCCCTTGGAGCGGGCCCAGTGCGCTGCGAGGAGCGCCGGAGACGCGATGGCACCGCTGTACTTGAGGGACGTGGCGAGACCCAGGAAGACCCCTGCCAGCAGGTAGTAGCGTAGCTGGCCGCGTTCCCATGTCAGGTGGCAGGCCAGGAGGAAGAGTTGGACGCCGAGCACCATGGGCACGTCGGCCAGCGCTGACTTCGACCACGCCACGTGAAGCGGGGCGACCGCCAGGAAGAGGGCCGCGGCCAGGCCGACGCCGTGGCTTCCGAAGAACCGTCGCGCAATCCAGTAGTTCAGGTACACGCTGGCGGTCCCCGCCATCGCCACCAGCCCCCTGGTCAGGATGACCAGTGCGCTGGGGTCTGCGACGACGTGTTGCGCAAAATCCTGGACTGAGTGAAAGGCCCCGAGCGCCGTCCCGGCGACGTAGTAAGCGCCGAAAAGGGCGAAGGCGGCATACATGAGCGGTGAGGCGGGCCAGTGGAAGAAGTGCGGGTTCAGGTCGCCGGCGCCCATGCCCAAGGCGCGGAAGATGATCTGAGTCTCGTCGGCATTGTAAAGGTAGGGCAGGCCATAGGTCAAGCCGTAGAGCCGGACTGCCATTCCGAGCGCCAGGACTGCGCCCATCGCAGCGTAAACTAGGTGGGAGGGCGAGCGGGTCATCGGCGAGCGCGCCGGGCCTTCAGCCCTGGGCAAGGCTCGGCGCTCGCCATCGCCGGTACCATGCCCTGATTTGGACGACCGTGGTGAAGGCGGCCAGTATCTCTCTGAGGTTCGTCTTGGATGTGCCCACGCGCCGGTCCACGAAGACAATGGGTATCTCCGCCATGCGCACCTTCTGTTGCCCGAGCTGGTAAGCGACTTCGCTGAGGACGGCGTATCCTCGGGAGCGCACGGCGGAGTAGTCAATGCGCTGGAGGGCGTGCCTGGTATAGCAGCGGTAGCCGCCGGTGTAGTCGCTGATGGGCACGCCAAGCACAAGGCGCGCAAACCGATTGGCCAGTCTGCTGAAGACACGGCGCGGCAGGGGCCAGTTGAGTATGTGGCTTCCTCTGGTGTATCGGGACCCCACGACCATGTCGTACCCCTGCGTGGCCCGCTCCACCAGCCGGGGGATGTCAGCAGGATCATGGGAGAAGTCCGCGTCCATCTCTACCACCATGTCCGCGCCCAGGCGCAGGGCGTGCTGGAAGCCCTCCAGGCACGCGGAGCCGCGGCCCCCTTTGCCTGCGCGGCGGATGAGCACCAGACGGGGGTTGGCCTCAGCCAGCCGCAGAACAATTTCCGATGTGCCGTCAGGAGAGTTGTCGTCAACGACAATGACGCGTGGGCTATGGGGCAAGCCGAGGACGTACTCTACGAGGCGCGTGATGTTTTCTCGCTCATTGTAGCTGGGGATGACGACGACCAGGTTCATCAAACATCAGTGGGACGGTCGCGAAGCTGCGCGCGGTCCCATCTCGTGCTTGAGGTCGGCCAAGTCGGCCTCCACCATCATGCGCACCAGGTCAGGAAACTGGACGCTTGGCTCCCATCCCAGGATACGCTTGGCCTTGCTGGAGTCGCCGCAGAGGGTGTCCACTTCCGAGGGACGCGTGAACTCCTGATCCTGAACAACATACTCCCGCCAGTCCAGCCCCAGATGTCGGAAGGCGGCGTTGCAGAAGTCGCGCACGGTGTGGCTCTCGCCGGTGCCGATTACGTAGTCGTCTGGCTGAGGCTGCTGGAGCATGAGGTGCATGGCTCTGACGTAGTCGCCGGCGAATCCCCAGTCCCGGCGGGCGTCCAGGTTGCCCAGCCTGAGCTTTTTCTCCAGCCCCAGCTTGATGCGAGCTGCGGCGCGGGATATCTTTCGCGTCACGAAGTCCAGGCCGCGGCGCGGCGACTCGTGGTTAAACAGGATGCCGTTGCAGGCGAAGACACCGTAAGCCTCGCGGTAGTTGAGGGTGATGTAATAGCCGTATACCTTGGCGACGCCATAGGGGCTGCGTGGGTGAAATGGAGTAGCTTCGTTTTGGGGAGATGTCTTGGCGGCGCCGAACATCTCGCTGCTGGAGGCCTGGTAGAACCGGATTTTCGAATTCACGATACGGATAGCTTCCAGCATGCGCGTGACGCCCAGGCCCGTGACCTCACCGGTGAGCTCTGGTTGCTTGAACGAGAGCGGCACAAAGCTGATGGCGCCCAGGTTGTAGACCTCGTCCGGCTGAGTCTTGCTGATGGCGGCGATGAGGGATCCCTGGTCCAGGAGATCTCCCTCAATGATATGGGCCTGTGGGATGGCCTGTTCGACGGTGGCCCGGCGGGGGTTGTTCTGGCCCCGGATCATGCCGAACACGTCGTATCCCTGGCTCAAGAGGTACTCAGCCAAGTAGATGCCGTCCTGCCCTGTGATACCGGTGACAAGGGCCTTTTTCATCGCGTGCCGTTTCCTCTCATGCGGGTGTGGTCTAGGAACGCGCTGGTTGGCGCGTCCGCGCTACCTGGTCCATGAACTGGGACATGTATCGGACAAAGGCGCCGCGCCGCTCCGGGTTGACGCCGTGATTGAGGCCGACGCACAGCCCGCGCCGCATGATGGCTCGCGAGACGGGTAAGTCACCCACTTTACGGTGGTTGATCATGCGCATCACGGGCTGCTCCTCGATGTTTCCCGCCAAGATAGGGCGCGTCTCCACACCCTTGCTCTCGAGGTGTTTGACCAACTCCGCGCGGGTGAAAGGAGCGTTAGGCTTGATCATCATGGGATAAAGGAACCACACATGCCGCGAGCCTTCCGGCGCCCGCGCCAGCGCTAAGTAATCCGAGTAGGCGGCGAGTTCCTTGTTCCAGTAGTCCGCCACGTCCGTCCGGTACCGGATGTAGCCTTCCAGCCGATTGATCTGGTGGATGCCGAACCCGCCCTGGATCTCCGTGGGGCGGAAGTTGTAGCCGGTGTTGACGAACAGGAAGCG
It encodes the following:
- a CDS encoding glycosyltransferase; protein product: MERVTDNLYVYTPIVALHEVLARRVGPLLALDQWLLRAQIKKTMRALGFSNPSLVAWIYHPYQLHYVRMLHEALTVYECYDEHSLADGVGVRERQFVTELEEELFARCDLSFTTSRRLRDAKAHLTREMYVFNNAADIEYFGRAQDPAQPIALELRNRPHPVIGYLGFHLDRADLALIRHIALARPHWTLVLTGVPRLWETPSTSLFHELSTLPNVLLKGWIDWDELPSWFKGFDIGIIPYKKSGFHHYVNPNKLHEYTAMGKPVVSTSFPDVESHKDIIWIAKDYDDFVRSVEDAYATDSLERISRRLEVAQKNSWAVRVRGMLDIIQSKFESEG
- the gmd gene encoding GDP-mannose 4,6-dehydratase, with the translated sequence MKKALVTGITGQDGIYLAEYLLSQGYDVFGMIRGQNNPRRATVEQAIPQAHIIEGDLLDQGSLIAAISKTQPDEVYNLGAISFVPLSFKQPELTGEVTGLGVTRMLEAIRIVNSKIRFYQASSSEMFGAAKTSPQNEATPFHPRSPYGVAKVYGYYITLNYREAYGVFACNGILFNHESPRRGLDFVTRKISRAAARIKLGLEKKLRLGNLDARRDWGFAGDYVRAMHLMLQQPQPDDYVIGTGESHTVRDFCNAAFRHLGLDWREYVVQDQEFTRPSEVDTLCGDSSKAKRILGWEPSVQFPDLVRMMVEADLADLKHEMGPRAASRPSH
- a CDS encoding polyprenol monophosphomannose synthase; the encoded protein is MNLVVVIPSYNERENITRLVEYVLGLPHSPRVIVVDDNSPDGTSEIVLRLAEANPRLVLIRRAGKGGRGSACLEGFQHALRLGADMVVEMDADFSHDPADIPRLVERATQGYDMVVGSRYTRGSHILNWPLPRRVFSRLANRFARLVLGVPISDYTGGYRCYTRHALQRIDYSAVRSRGYAVLSEVAYQLGQQKVRMAEIPIVFVDRRVGTSKTNLREILAAFTTVVQIRAWYRRWRAPSLAQG
- a CDS encoding glycosyltransferase family 39 protein, with amino-acid sequence MAVRLYGLTYGLPYLYNADETQIIFRALGMGAGDLNPHFFHWPASPLMYAAFALFGAYYVAGTALGAFHSVQDFAQHVVADPSALVILTRGLVAMAGTASVYLNYWIARRFFGSHGVGLAAALFLAVAPLHVAWSKSALADVPMVLGVQLFLLACHLTWERGQLRYYLLAGVFLGLATSLKYSGAIASPALLAAHWARSKGKFPWRSLLHPWIGLAAVAAVLAFVVATPFSVLSFPEFKRDLSYITSYVYTGQPWAAPPVAVGLYVLTDALPQALGLTLTVVSLVGVAYALYRRSAADIVLLAGLLPVCLSIALARTLLLQYVLPLLPFLTIFAARATADVLSKLRLTRSLRYAVVGAGIVALVAQPLVQVARSDYSLTRTDTRTEAKAWFEANIPPGAKVLMDGGRDFFTVSPPLRYSRAGVERRIQEARRDEPGKVRYWETLLQTTGNGGYDLYPIQGDMFHRTAPQLREEGFQYVVLSSDILNSIVTGRAYQWDPQADVLYRSLQQDARLLKLFVPGPLQPGPALWVYDVP
- a CDS encoding class I SAM-dependent methyltransferase, coding for MRHEPTRLAHEGKAPTNSAFFYRALQVYYHYPWHALWRGVEAMALARIALTPPVLDIGCGDGIFAVLLTANSIERDFDDFRVYHGGIATSNRSYSLERPLDVGLDLEWPSLPKASALHAYRLTICADASHLPFKNESFSTVLGNSSVEHMPPLSEVIAETWRVLKPGGRLVLTVPTTTLGQHLFFSRIFARCGLPAWARRYADAVNRRLAHYNLLSADEWRAKLATAGFSEFSYEYLLSSRAVATWDLLRFADEAGLGKVTFGRGVRVLFYLSDKLGITWPRGLTISALRRCFRPLLGREMAGTSSDGGVLLIVATK